From Granulicella cerasi, a single genomic window includes:
- a CDS encoding Nramp family divalent metal transporter produces MVIRSRGGARMMDRLRRWRMSILLVLAVLGPGFITANVDNDAGGIYTYAQAGAKFGYGLLWTMIPMAILLTFAQEIAARMGVTTGKGLSELIREQFGLRMTATLMCGLVICNLGDVMSEFAGVASSGELFHVSKYISVPAVGLLVWALVVFWDYKTLEKIFVGLSFLYIAYIITAALAHPNWSFAMKETLRLPRLHDLKGSSYMYLSVGMIGATIAPWQQFYLQASVVDKGTGKSKLRFAQIDAVVGSIFSVVVAAFIVIACAATLFAAGHHDIADAADAAQALRPLGGQYAFALFAFGLLNASIFAASILPLSTAYTVCEAMGFESGLSKKFREAPAFYWLYTALLIVGGALILIPGIPLVKIAVLSQVLNGVLLPFVLVFMLVLVNKRSLMGEKRNPRWYNVIAWSLTVLVISLTVAMLGMQLFGTGG; encoded by the coding sequence CGGCTTCATCACGGCCAACGTAGATAACGACGCGGGTGGCATCTACACCTACGCGCAGGCGGGTGCGAAGTTCGGCTACGGCCTGCTGTGGACGATGATCCCGATGGCGATTCTGTTGACCTTTGCGCAGGAAATCGCCGCGCGCATGGGCGTCACCACAGGTAAGGGCCTCAGCGAGTTGATCCGCGAGCAGTTCGGTCTGCGCATGACGGCCACGCTGATGTGCGGCCTCGTGATCTGCAACCTCGGCGATGTCATGAGCGAGTTCGCGGGCGTGGCTTCGAGCGGCGAGCTCTTCCATGTCAGCAAGTACATCTCTGTACCGGCGGTCGGTCTGTTGGTGTGGGCGCTGGTGGTCTTCTGGGATTACAAGACGCTCGAGAAGATCTTCGTCGGCCTGTCGTTCCTTTACATCGCGTACATCATCACGGCGGCTCTGGCGCACCCGAACTGGAGCTTCGCGATGAAGGAGACGTTGCGCCTGCCGCGTCTGCACGACCTCAAGGGCAGCTCGTACATGTACCTCTCCGTCGGCATGATCGGCGCGACAATCGCACCGTGGCAGCAGTTTTACCTGCAGGCGTCGGTGGTGGACAAGGGAACCGGCAAGTCGAAGCTGCGTTTTGCGCAGATCGATGCGGTCGTTGGCTCCATCTTCTCCGTGGTCGTCGCGGCGTTCATCGTCATCGCGTGCGCGGCAACGCTCTTTGCAGCAGGGCACCATGACATCGCTGACGCAGCGGATGCGGCGCAGGCACTGCGTCCGCTGGGTGGGCAGTATGCGTTCGCGCTCTTCGCGTTCGGCCTGTTGAATGCGTCGATCTTCGCGGCGTCGATCCTGCCGCTCTCCACCGCGTACACGGTGTGTGAGGCGATGGGTTTTGAGTCAGGCTTGAGCAAGAAGTTCCGCGAGGCTCCAGCGTTCTACTGGCTCTACACGGCTCTGCTGATCGTCGGCGGCGCGTTGATCCTCATCCCGGGCATTCCGCTGGTGAAGATCGCTGTGCTGTCGCAGGTGCTCAACGGTGTGCTGCTGCCGTTCGTGCTGGTCTTCATGCTGGTGTTGGTCAACAAGCGTTCGCTGATGGGCGAGAAGCGCAATCCACGTTGGTACAACGTGATTGCGTGGTCGCTGACCGTGTTGGTGATCAGCCTGACCGTCGCGATGCTGGGAATGCAGCTCTTCGGAACCGGCGGCTAG